GGAAAAATAGTTGTAATAGCTGGTTTTCAAGGGTATGCAGCAAATGGAAATACTACTACACTTGGTCGTGGGGGAAGTGATTTGAGTGCTGTTGCTTTTGCAGGGGCTTTAAATGCTGATTTGTGTGAGATTTACACAGATGTTGATGGGGTTTATACTACTGATCCAAGAATTGAGCCAAAGGCTAAAAAACTTGATAAAATTTCTTATGAAGAAATGTTAGAACTTGCTAGTTTAGGTGCTAAAGTTTTACAAAATAGAAGCGTTGAATTAGCAAAAAAATTAAATGTAAAATTAGTTACTAGAAGTAGCTTTAATGAAAATAGTGGAACAATTATAACAAGCGAGGAAAAAATGGAACAAGCATTAGTTAGTGGAATAGCATTAGATAAAAATCAAGCAAGAATAGTTTTAAGAAGAATTGAAGATAAGCCAGGAATTGCTGCTAGTATTTTTACAACTTTAGCAAAAAAAGACATTAATGTTGATATGATTATTCAAAATGTAGGTCATGATGGAACTACTAATTTGGGTTTTACCGTGCCACAAAATGAATTAAAAAATGCAAGTGAAGCTATGAGAGAGCTTTTAGGTAGTGATGTAGTAATAGAAAGCGATAGCGATATAGTTAAGGTTTCAGTAGTTGGAGTTGGTATGAAAACTCATTCAGGTGTTGCTAGTGCTGCATTTGAAGCATTGGCAAATGAAGGTATTAATATACAAATGATTTCAACAAGTGAGATTAAAATTTCTATGATTGTTAGCTCAAAATATGCTGAATTAGCAGTTAGAACACTACATAAAGTTTATAAGCTGGAAGATTAATGCAGGATTTTTTAAGTTTTGTAAAAGACTTTATCCAAAAAAAAGGTATGCTTTATAGTTGGCTAGATAGCGAAAGGTTTAAGATAAGCCCTTTGCTATCTTCTAGGCTTAGCTATTTACTAGATGGGAAAAATTTTATAGTAATTTGCGATGATGAAAGAGCTTGGTTTGAGGAGTATTTTTTAAGTCTTGTAAATGCAAAAAGTGCTAGACCATTGTTGCCATTTTTTAGCTTAAAAGGTTTTAAACTTGATAATTATGATAAGAATGAAGATTTACTTGATGATGTTTTAAGTCTAGCATATCCTAATGGTTATATTTATATTTATTTTGGTAAGGATAGTTCAAAAATGGCAAAACTTGCTAAAAATAAAAAAGATAGCTTAATGTTTATATTAGATGAAGAATATGATAATTCTTTTTGTCTTAAGTCAAGTGATGAACATTTAGATATTAAACTAATAACTATTGCTCAATTAATTAACGCTTGTTTAGACGCTATTATTTTTGCAAAGGTTAAGATTTGAGAAGTGAGATAATAATCACTCAAAGCCCTGATGATTTTATAAATGATTTAAGGCAAAAAACTAAAATCTGCAAGGTTTTTAGTGGCGATGAGTTTTTATTAGATGATGCAAAAGCGATTATGCAAAATGCTTATTTGATTGAAGAATATGATAAATATTTTGTATTATCATATAAAGAATATAGCATACAAGCTCAAAATTATATGCTAAAACTACTAGAAGAGCCACCTGCTAATGTGTATTTTAAGATTTTAGTTAGTTCAAAAAACCTTTTATTAGCAACTATTAAATCAAGATTAATTTCAAGAAAATTAGAAAATTATAAAAATAATTATGAGATTAAATTAAATCTTAAAAATATGTCGTATTTAGATATTGTAAATTACGATGTTGATAAAGCGAGTTTGAGTGAATTTATAAGTGCATTAGCTAAAGAATGCTACAAACAAGGCATAAATATTAGTAGTGATTTATTAGAAGAATTTTATAAATGCTATGAATTATCAAAGCTTAATTCAAATTCTAAAATTATAATTTCAAGGTTATTATTAGGAATAATGCGTGAGAGAAGCTAGTTTTTATTTACTAGATGAAAACTCGGCTAAAGATATTAATTCAAGTGAGTTTGCACTAGATAGATTTTTAAAAAGAAGTAATCATCAAATAATTTATATAAAAAATATAAGTACAACCGCTGCAAATATTTTAAAGCAAGACGCAATTAGCGTAGGTGCAATTGTTTTAAATCATAAAAATACAATTTTAGGTGGAGAGTATAAATACGATAGCATTTTGCTAGTTGATAGCATTAATGCAAAGGATTTAGCTAATAAGCTTAAATTGCAGCAGTTTTCTTGCATAAGACTTAGTAAATTTTTAAACGAATTAAAAATAAGCAAAAAATATCCAAAAATTATGGGTATTATGAATATTAATGATGATAGTTTTTATGAAAGTTCTAGGATTAGCGAGAAGGAATTTTTAGCTAAGGCTTATGAGTTTATTGAAAATGGTGCAAGTATTATTGATATAGGTGCTATGAGCTCAAGACCTAATTCTACTTATTTAGGAGCAAAATTAGAGCTTGATAGATTAAAGCCTATTTTTAATTTAATAAAAGAACATAAATTATGCGATAAGATAGATTTTAGCTTGGATAGTTTTGATGAGATTTGCTTAACAAATGCTCTTGATATTGGCTTTAAATATATAAATGATATTAGTGCTAATACTAAGCTATCAAAACTAGCTTTAAAATACGACGCTACTTATATTTTAATGCACTCACAAAATAATTATTTTGATAATTATATAAATAATACTGGCTTAAGCAACTCAAATTCCAATTCTAAATTCTTTATTTTAGATAGCGTTTATGAGTTCTTTTTAAATAAATTAAGCGAAATAGAAAGTAAAGTAATAATTGATGTTGGAATAGGTTTTGGCAAAAGTGAGTATGAGAATTTAGTTTTAGTAAAATATCTAAATCATTTTAAGACCTTAAATAAACCTATTTTATTAGCAGCTTCAAATAAAAGATTTTTAGGTGAGCATAAAGAAGCTTTAAGTTTAATCACTCACGCTAATTCAAATGCTGATTATATTAGAGTTCATGATGTAATAGG
This is a stretch of genomic DNA from Campylobacter sp. RM12651. It encodes these proteins:
- a CDS encoding aspartate kinase, with protein sequence MLVVQKYGGTSVGNLERIENVANRVIKSKKTYKDIVVVVSAMSGRTNQLIDNANFYSESPNKKELDMLLSCGERETAALLAIALMSKGYDAISLSGKEAGLLTTDDYTNAKIIDIDATRIKKELSSGKIVVIAGFQGYAANGNTTTLGRGGSDLSAVAFAGALNADLCEIYTDVDGVYTTDPRIEPKAKKLDKISYEEMLELASLGAKVLQNRSVELAKKLNVKLVTRSSFNENSGTIITSEEKMEQALVSGIALDKNQARIVLRRIEDKPGIAASIFTTLAKKDINVDMIIQNVGHDGTTNLGFTVPQNELKNASEAMRELLGSDVVIESDSDIVKVSVVGVGMKTHSGVASAAFEALANEGINIQMISTSEIKISMIVSSKYAELAVRTLHKVYKLED
- a CDS encoding HobA family DNA replication regulator; this translates as MLYSWLDSERFKISPLLSSRLSYLLDGKNFIVICDDERAWFEEYFLSLVNAKSARPLLPFFSLKGFKLDNYDKNEDLLDDVLSLAYPNGYIYIYFGKDSSKMAKLAKNKKDSLMFILDEEYDNSFCLKSSDEHLDIKLITIAQLINACLDAIIFAKVKI
- a CDS encoding DNA polymerase III subunit delta', which translates into the protein MRSEIIITQSPDDFINDLRQKTKICKVFSGDEFLLDDAKAIMQNAYLIEEYDKYFVLSYKEYSIQAQNYMLKLLEEPPANVYFKILVSSKNLLLATIKSRLISRKLENYKNNYEIKLNLKNMSYLDIVNYDVDKASLSEFISALAKECYKQGINISSDLLEEFYKCYELSKLNSNSKIIISRLLLGIMRERS
- the folP gene encoding dihydropteroate synthase; amino-acid sequence: MREASFYLLDENSAKDINSSEFALDRFLKRSNHQIIYIKNISTTAANILKQDAISVGAIVLNHKNTILGGEYKYDSILLVDSINAKDLANKLKLQQFSCIRLSKFLNELKISKKYPKIMGIMNINDDSFYESSRISEKEFLAKAYEFIENGASIIDIGAMSSRPNSTYLGAKLELDRLKPIFNLIKEHKLCDKIDFSLDSFDEICLTNALDIGFKYINDISANTKLSKLALKYDATYILMHSQNNYFDNYINNTGLSNSNSNSKFFILDSVYEFFLNKLSEIESKVIIDVGIGFGKSEYENLVLVKYLNHFKTLNKPILLAASNKRFLGEHKEALSLITHANSNADYIRVHDVIGQNAMINYLKKMESI